One window from the genome of Breoghania sp. L-A4 encodes:
- a CDS encoding lytic transglycosylase domain-containing protein has translation MFRSFQVLLACALFLATPVFAGLTTSQAASLVHNDATSPLAVLRAHIARTGDASGAEQAVAKKEKPVNARRKKLSVLVMQIAKKHGVPTALANAVVTVESNYNPGVRGGAGEVGLMQIKPATARGMGYRGGTKALYQPQVNLEWGMRYLAEAHRLAGGDVCGTILRYNAGHYARRMNPISKRYCSKVMRILG, from the coding sequence ATGTTCCGTAGTTTCCAAGTTCTCCTTGCGTGCGCGCTTTTCCTCGCCACCCCCGTATTCGCCGGCCTGACCACCAGCCAGGCGGCTTCCCTCGTTCACAACGATGCGACCAGTCCGCTGGCCGTGCTGCGTGCCCATATCGCGCGCACCGGCGATGCTTCGGGCGCGGAGCAGGCCGTTGCCAAGAAGGAAAAGCCGGTCAACGCGCGCCGCAAGAAGCTTTCCGTTCTCGTGATGCAGATCGCCAAGAAGCATGGCGTGCCGACGGCGCTGGCCAATGCCGTCGTGACGGTTGAGAGCAACTACAATCCCGGTGTGCGCGGCGGCGCCGGCGAGGTCGGCCTGATGCAGATCAAGCCCGCGACCGCGCGGGGCATGGGCTATCGCGGCGGCACCAAGGCTTTGTACCAGCCGCAGGTGAATCTCGAGTGGGGCATGCGCTATCTGGCCGAGGCGCACCGCCTTGCCGGCGGCGATGTCTGCGGCACCATCCTGCGCTACAACGCCGGCCATTATGCCCGCCGGATGAACCCCATCAGCAAGCGCTATTGCTCAAAGGTGATGCGCATCCTCGGCTGA
- a CDS encoding division/cell wall cluster transcriptional repressor MraZ — MAGFVSHFTNRLDAKGRVSVPATFRAALVRDGFDGLYCFPSPHLEAVDAGGNDLIAEIQKRLDGYSTLTADHDSVSTALFGISEILKIDGDGRVVLSQAIREHAGINDQVTFVGQGFKFQIWEPERFKAHRAEAMKRALAVLAAPQPSAAQAGGDAAPGVVQ; from the coding sequence ATGGCCGGCTTCGTGTCGCATTTCACCAACCGGCTGGACGCGAAGGGACGTGTTTCCGTTCCCGCGACGTTCCGCGCGGCGCTGGTGCGCGACGGGTTCGACGGCCTGTATTGCTTTCCCTCGCCGCATCTGGAAGCGGTGGACGCGGGCGGCAACGACCTGATCGCCGAAATCCAGAAGCGGCTCGATGGCTACTCCACGCTTACGGCGGACCACGATTCCGTCTCCACGGCGCTGTTCGGCATTTCCGAAATTCTGAAGATCGATGGAGACGGCCGTGTAGTGCTGTCGCAGGCGATCCGCGAGCATGCCGGTATCAACGATCAGGTGACCTTCGTGGGTCAGGGCTTCAAGTTCCAGATCTGGGAGCCGGAGCGGTTCAAGGCGCACCGGGCGGAAGCCATGAAGCGCGCTCTGGCGGTGCTCGCCGCCCCGCAGCCCTCCGCGGCTCAGGCTGGCGGCGATGCCGCGCCGGGGGTGGTTCAATGA
- a CDS encoding N-acetylmuramoyl-L-alanine amidase, whose protein sequence is MVASDCTVKAIVRPSSNHGERRAGAAVDMIVLHYTGMKTAEEAIARLCHPASEVSCHYVVDEGGIITQLVPEARRAWHAGASAWGGERDINSCSIGIEIVNPGHEHGYADYPPAQVEAVIALARDIAARHGIPDARVLGHSDVAPGRKMDPGEKFPWDRLAAAGVGRWVAPEPVTGGRYFQEGERGQPIEALQSMLAIYGYELPVTGVFDARTRDVVEAFQRHFRPARVDGVADASTIATLHRLLTSGPAEG, encoded by the coding sequence ATGGTCGCCAGCGATTGCACCGTGAAGGCCATCGTGCGGCCATCCTCCAACCACGGGGAACGCCGCGCGGGCGCCGCGGTCGACATGATCGTGCTCCACTACACGGGCATGAAGACCGCCGAGGAGGCGATCGCGCGGCTGTGCCATCCCGCGTCCGAGGTGTCGTGCCACTATGTGGTCGATGAAGGCGGCATCATCACGCAGCTCGTGCCGGAGGCGCGCCGGGCATGGCACGCGGGCGCATCCGCCTGGGGCGGCGAGCGCGACATCAATTCGTGCTCCATCGGCATCGAGATCGTCAATCCCGGCCATGAGCACGGCTATGCCGACTATCCGCCCGCACAGGTCGAGGCGGTGATCGCGCTGGCCCGTGACATCGCCGCACGGCACGGCATTCCCGATGCGCGCGTTCTGGGGCATTCCGATGTGGCGCCGGGCCGCAAGATGGATCCGGGCGAAAAGTTCCCCTGGGACCGGCTGGCCGCTGCCGGCGTCGGGCGCTGGGTCGCGCCGGAGCCGGTCACCGGCGGACGCTACTTTCAGGAAGGCGAGCGGGGCCAGCCGATCGAGGCGCTGCAATCCATGCTGGCGATCTACGGCTACGAGCTTCCGGTGACCGGCGTCTTCGACGCCCGCACCCGCGACGTCGTGGAAGCCTTCCAGCGTCACTTCCGGCCCGCCCGCGTGGATGGCGTTGCCGACGCCTCGACCATCGCCACCTTGCACAGGCTGCTGACATCCGGGCCGGCCGAGGGCTGA
- the rsmH gene encoding 16S rRNA (cytosine(1402)-N(4))-methyltransferase RsmH, whose translation MSATQSDPVTDAARHVPVLLDEVLDALAARPGEVIVDGTFGAGGYTRAILATGAEVIAVDRDPNAIRDGQALVAESGGRLHLVQGRFGQLDQHAAACGFDAVDGVVLDLGISSMQVDEAERGFSFRQDGPLDMRMEQAGVSAADVVNTMDGRDLARVIGVLGEEKRAGSISRAIVAAREETPFTRTSQLADLVEKTIGRKPGKAIHPATKTFQGLRIYVNDELGEVVSALAAAERALRAGGRLVVVSFHSLEDRIVKRFLADRCRTIAGGSRHLPEADVPPATFSYGVKGAVDPGEAEVARNPRARSAKLRAGVRTDAPARNLDTRALGFPRVPAFKTLGG comes from the coding sequence ATGAGCGCCACGCAATCAGATCCCGTTACTGATGCCGCGCGGCACGTGCCTGTTCTTCTCGACGAGGTTCTCGATGCGCTCGCGGCCCGGCCCGGCGAGGTCATCGTCGATGGCACGTTCGGCGCGGGCGGATACACCCGCGCGATCCTGGCGACGGGCGCCGAGGTGATCGCGGTGGATCGCGATCCCAACGCCATTCGCGACGGACAGGCGCTGGTCGCGGAATCCGGCGGGCGGCTGCATCTGGTGCAAGGCCGCTTCGGGCAGCTCGACCAGCATGCCGCGGCGTGTGGCTTTGACGCCGTGGACGGCGTGGTTCTTGATCTCGGCATCTCCTCGATGCAGGTGGACGAGGCCGAGCGCGGCTTCTCCTTCCGCCAGGACGGGCCGCTCGACATGCGCATGGAGCAGGCGGGCGTGAGCGCCGCGGATGTCGTCAACACCATGGACGGCCGCGATCTCGCCCGCGTCATCGGCGTGCTGGGCGAGGAAAAGCGCGCCGGCTCCATTTCCCGCGCCATCGTCGCGGCGCGTGAGGAGACGCCATTCACGCGCACCTCGCAGCTCGCGGATCTGGTGGAGAAGACCATCGGCCGCAAGCCCGGCAAGGCCATCCATCCGGCCACCAAGACGTTTCAGGGCCTGCGCATCTACGTCAATGACGAACTGGGCGAGGTGGTCTCGGCCCTTGCGGCCGCCGAACGCGCCCTGCGCGCGGGCGGCCGGCTCGTCGTGGTGTCGTTCCATTCGCTGGAGGATCGCATCGTCAAGCGTTTCCTCGCCGATCGCTGCCGCACGATCGCCGGCGGCTCTCGCCACTTGCCCGAGGCCGATGTCCCGCCCGCCACCTTTTCCTACGGGGTGAAAGGCGCGGTGGATCCCGGCGAGGCCGAAGTCGCGCGCAATCCGCGCGCCCGTTCCGCGAAATTGCGTGCCGGTGTGCGCACTGACGCGCCCGCGCGTAATCTCGATACCCGCGCCCTGGGCTTTCCCAGGGTACCCGCATTCAAGACGCTTGGGGGCTAA